The following coding sequences lie in one Cloeon dipterum chromosome 1, ieCloDipt1.1, whole genome shotgun sequence genomic window:
- the LOC135948194 gene encoding uncharacterized protein LOC135948194, with amino-acid sequence MGFVDRVTKPYVRRFPTFPHTSPAFPSMCTKFIFLIAYLALILKECDCGNWRHAENVLELLHKLEGLVENLKEPEKSEDSLSETTTLISTTLKATSTTTKKATTLAPGMVQITMKNFVPDAKKNYCNEAVCTLPACSEKDITRYGLMRKAVKMPKIYSVCDGFKMLISLLRLPIIAAGDSCCTYNSSVASFTTDKFLNCFKELHLAEKKSKAVQANTFWTSAKFAPECNSYVWCPEKEIIKESDPMWRGGFPKRSSGDCLAIQVNNADPKENGLYNFNCSVALGFMCYGPAEMIGD; translated from the exons ATGGGCTTTGTCGATCGCGTCACAAAACCGTATGTGCGCCGTTTTCCCACTTTCCCACACACCTCGCCTGCTTTCCCATCGATGTGcaccaaatttatatttctcatCGCGTACCTGGCGTTAATACTG AAAGAATGTGATTGCGGCAACTGGCGTCACGCGGAAAATGTGTTGGAGCTGCTCCACAAGCTGGAGGGCCTGGTGGAAAATCTGAAAGAACCAGAAAAGTCCGAAGACTCGTTGTCAGAGACGACAACCCTGATTTCGACAACCCTGAAGGCCACTTCGACGACGACAAAGAAAGCGACGACTTTGGCGCCAGGAATGGTGCAAAtcacaatgaaaaatttcgtTCCTG atgcaaagaaaaattactgcAATGAAGCCGTCTGCACGTTGCCGGCTTGCTCGgaaaag gaCATTACTCGATATGGACTCATGAGGAAAGCAG taaAGATGCCGAAAATCTACTCTGTCTGCGACGGTTTCAAAATGCTCATCTCCCTGCTTCGA ttaccAATCATTGCGGCGGGCGACAGTTGCTGCACTTACAATTCCAGCGTCGCTTCCTTCACCACGGATAAATTCTTGAATTGTTTCAAAGAACTACACCTGGCGGAAAAAA aatcgAAAGCGGTGCAAGCGAACACGTTTTGGACGAGTGCGAAGTTCGCGCCGGAGTGCAACTCGTACGTTTGGTGCCCGGAAAAGGAAATAATCAAAGAAAGCGACCCCATGTGGAGGGGCGGATTTCCAAAACGCAGCTCGGGCGACTGCCTCGCCATCCAGGTCAACAACGCTGACCCCAAGGAAAACGGACTGTACAACTTCAACTGCAGCGTTGCCCTCGGATTCATGTGCTAC GGGCCTGCTGAGATGATCGGCGACTGA
- the LOC135947897 gene encoding uncharacterized protein LOC135947897: MMSSEIGILGSLLLLSVFSSAGTSKTDEILDLITKLQGLVKKIKFSPSSGATSRSTTTSSRPTFPTTTIPAGFVNFARDITPVDPAANRKYCYEAVCPGIYCKEEDITKYGKLRRAVPIPKIYSLCSNTIRMFISMNKYDFKMAVTSCCQYNGTLQSLNAPDVISCFQELIKAEKKQKNIFWTSGIYSKECDAYVWCPEREIVSDVGPQKWRKGFPNRTAGECLAVQTGQDKEEENGLFNLMCNTPSRHMCYGSPEVMFH; the protein is encoded by the exons ATGATGAGCTCGGAAATTGGAATTCTCGGCAGTTTGCTGCTTTTG AGTGTGTTTTCTTCAGCTGGCACATCAAAAACGGACGAAATTTTGGATTTGATAACGAAATTGCAGGGATTagtgaagaaaattaaattttctccttcGTCAGGTGCTACCTCGAGGTCAACTACGACTTCAAGCAGGCCGACGTTTCCAACTACCACCATTCCAGCTGGATTTGTAAATTTCGCGAGAGACATTACGCCTGTAGATCCGG CTGCAAACAGGAAGTACTGCTATGAAGCTGTTTGTCCCGGTATTTACTGCAAAGAAGAG GACATAACAAAATACGGAAAACTCAGGAGGGCAG TGCCCATTCCAAAAATCTACAGCTTGTGCAGCAACACGATCAGAATGTTTATTTCCATGAACAAA tacGACTTTAAGATGGCCGTCACAAGTTGCTGTCAGTACAACGGGACACTGCAGTCGCTCAATGCGCCAGACGTCATTTCTTGCTTCCAAGAACTGATCAAGGCGgaaaaaa agcaaaaaaacattttctggaCGAGTGGAATTTACTCGAAAGAGTGCGACGCGTACGTTTGGTGCCCAGAAAGGGAAATCGTGAGCGACGTCGGGCCGCAGAAGTGGCGCAAAGGCTTCCCCAACCGCACAGCCGGCGAATGTCTCGCCGTGCAAACCGGACAGGACAAGGAAGAGGAAAATGGACTCTTCAACTTGATGTGCAACACGCCCAGCAGACACATGTGCTac GGTTCGCCTGAAGTTATGTTCCATTAA
- the LOC135934040 gene encoding uncharacterized protein LOC135934040 yields MSAAICFLLVSVLVFAAPAPAFDDTSDELQDYELDDVVGFASFDVDPNLESESENEILPVNPMIILPLPLPRVAKKALTALARWRPFGSYVEAAASAVAASVAGPEKLDLISAEPRARGRLGREQGLRPRGRLQPLRFGRRKRTDGRQRRGRNTPHEWTLD; encoded by the exons ATGTCAGCTGCAATTTGTTTCCTGCTCGTCTCCGTGCTCGTCTTCGCCGCCCCTGCACCCGCTTTCGATGACACTTCAGACGAG TTGCAGGATTACGAGCTGGATGACGTGGTCGGTTTCGCCTCTTTCGATGTCGATCCAAATTTGGAAAGCGAATCGGAAAACGAAATTCTGCCTGTCAACCCAATGATTATTTTGCCTTTGCCCCTTCCGCGCGTTGCCAAAAAG GCCCTGACGGCCCTGGCGCGCTGGAGGCCGTTCGGCTCGTACGTGGAGGCGGCCGCGTCGGCCGTGGCCGCCAGCGTGGCCGGCCCCGAGAAACTGGACCTGATCAGCGCAGAGCCGCGGGCCCGCGGCCGCCTCGGCCGGGAGCAGGGCTTGCGGCCGCGTGGCCGCTTGCAGCCGCTTCGCTTCGGCCGCCGCAAACGCACCGACGGCCGCCAACGCAGAGGCCGCAACACGCCGCACGAATGGACTttggattga